In Salarias fasciatus chromosome 20, fSalaFa1.1, whole genome shotgun sequence, a single window of DNA contains:
- the ralgapb gene encoding ral GTPase-activating protein subunit beta isoform X1 — protein sequence MYSEWRSLQLVVQSDQGHLSVLHTYPTSVGTEVANAVVKPLGTAVSPVATENILKTDKEVKWTMEVLCYGLTLPLEGDTVKLCVDVYTDWMMALVSPRESMPQPVVKEPNMYVQTILKHLYNVFVPRPEQHSLNHIRLCQQVLTAVQKLARESASMVRETWEVLLLFLLRINDTLLAPPTVGVGVAEKLAEKLMAVLFEVWLLACARCFPTPPYWKTAREMLANWRHHPPVVEQWSRVACALTSRLLRFTHGPSFPPFKVPDEDANLIPVEMDNDCVAQTWYRFLHMLSNPVDLSNPAIVSTTPKFQEQFLNSSGIPHEVVLHPCLKQLPQIFFRAMRGVSCLVDAFLGVSVEKRDVRERVFSFSPLLLFHGISRPRADSAPPTPVNRMSMSPPPSITNTTPPHSRKQRHTVVTKTASKSSTGSGSQPTKASQQQQQQQQQQQQQQQQSSSPTLLSSPNQSSWESRPLPAPARPKVNSILNLFGQWLFDAALVHCKLHSGLSRDPSMTASFIQILLSYKSSIATQVGLELRRKGSQMSTDSMVSNPMFDANEFPESYEAGRAEACGTLCRIFCSKKTGEDILPVYLSRFYMVLIQGLQISDFICRPVLASIILNSSSLFCTDLKGINVVVPYFIAALETIVPDRELSKFKMYVNPTDLRRASINILLAMLPLPHHFGNIKSEVLLEGKFNEEDGWPHDQPVSFLSLRLRLVNVLIGALQTETDPTNTQLILGAMLNIVQDSALLESIGAQTETGSIDGSHMTVRSHSRTNSGISFNSGGSAEATSPDSERPAQALLRDYALPDTAAGLLVRSIHLVTQRLNSQWRQDMSISLAALELLAGLAKVKVGVDSADRKRAVSSICGYIVYQCSRPAPLQSRDLHSMIVAAFQFLCVWLTEHPDMLDEKDCLVEVLEIVELGISGSKSRQDQEVRHKGEKEHNPASMRVKDAAEATLSCIMQVLGAFPSPSGPASTCSLLNEDTLIRYARLSATGASNFRYFVLDNSVILAMLEQPLGNEQNPSPSVTVLIRGTAGRHAWTMQLFHQPRGARANQRQVFVPEGRPTPNNDVGIKYNVKQRPFPEEVDKIPLVKADVSIPDLDDIVSKEVFCQGWQEYSRAANSLQSNCTHLEVQHDKLRILMSKQMEYENALDRHSEEVWKSKPFPDPQTDCKPPAPSQEFQTARLFLSHFGFLSLEALKEPNNSRLPPHLIGLESSLPGFFEDISYLDLLPCRPFDTVFIFYVRAGQKSSPEILRNVESSSSVQPHFLEFLLSLGWPVDVGRHPGWTGHLDRSWSLNSCSENNDTQQAEEAATPEDTGGSVFNGEKKVLYYADALTEIAFVVPSLTENSEESSVHSDSTVEADTNTDLMPSILKQPNLTLELFPNHSDNLESAKKLSPLVKAKRSSTGKSFPQLGPETKVFVVWVERFDDIENFPLSDLLAETSTGLEASMSNSTSCRSGLLEKDVPLIFIHPLKTGLFRIRLHGAVGKFGMVIPLVDGMVVSRRALGFLVRQTVINVCRRKRLESDLYNPPHVRRKQKITEIVQRYRNKQLEPEFYTSLFHEVGEGKPHL from the exons ATGTACTCCGAGTGGCGCTCGCTGCAGCTGGTGGTGCAGAGTGACCAGGGCCACCTCAGCGTCCTGCACACCTACCCCACCAGTGTGGGCACGGAGGTGGCAAATGCCGTGGTCAAGCCTCTCGGAACGGCTGTGAGTCCCGTGGCCACAGAGAACATCCTGAAAACCGACAAAGAG GTGAAGTGGACCATGGAGGTGCTGTGTTATGGCCTGACCCTCCCACTCGAAGGGGACACCGTCaagctgtgtgtggatgtgtacACAGACTGGATGATGGCGCTGGTGTCTCCCAGAGAGTCCATGCCTCAGCCTGTGGTCAAAGAGCCCAATATGTACGTCCAGACGATTCTCAAACACCTCTACAACGTCTTTGTTCCCAG gcctgAGCAGCACAGCCTGAACCACATCAGGCTCTGCCAGCAGGTTCTAACTGCAGTCCAGAAGCTGGCGAGAGAGTCCGCCTCCATGGTGAGAGAAACCTGGGAGGTGCTTCTGCTCTTCCTGCTTCGCATCAATGACACATTACTCGCACCGCCTACAGTCGGAG TGGGAGTAGCAGAGAAGCTGGCTGAGAAGTTGATGGCGGTGCTGTTTGAGGTGTGGCTGCTGGCTTGTGCCCGCTGCTTCCCCACGCCGCCGTACTGGAAGACGGCCCGGGAGATGCTGGCCAACTGGAGACATCACCCTCCTGTCGTAGAGCAGTGGAGCAGAGTGGCCTgcgctctgacctccag ACTTTTGCGGTTCACCCACGGACCTTCCTTCCCTCCTTTCAAAGTTCCTGACGAAGATGCCAATCTAATTCCTGTAGAGATGGACAACGACTGCGTGGCACAGACGTGGTACCGCTTCCTCCACATGCTCAG TAACCCCGTGGACCTGAGCAACCCTGCGATAGTGAGCACCACCCCAAAGTTTCAGGAGCAGTTTCTCAACTCGAGCGGCATCCCCCACGAAGTGGTCCTGCATCCGTGTCTGAAACAGCTGCCCCAGATCTTCTTCAGGGCCATGAGGGGCGTCAGCTGCCTCGTTGATGCCTTCCTGG GTGTCTCTGTTGAAAAGAGAGACGTACGAGAGAGGGTGTTCTCTTTTTCGCCACTGCTGCTCTTTCATG GTATATCACGCCCCAGGGCCGACAGTGCCCCGCCCACCCCGGTCAACAGAATGAGCATGTCCCCGCCCCCGTCCATCACCAACACCACACCCCCTCACAGCCGCAAGCAGCGGCACACGGTGGTCACCAAAACGGCGAGCAAGAGCTCCACC GGCAGCGGCAGCCAACCAACCAAAGCAtcccagcagcaacagcagcagcagcagcagcagcagcagcagcagcagcagtcgtcCTCTCCGACCCTGCTCTCCAGCCCCAACCAGAGCAGCTGGGAGTCGCGGCCGCTGCCCGCCCCGGCACGGCCCAAGGTCAACAGCATCCTCAACCTGTTTGGCCAGTGGCTGTTCGACGCCGCCCTGGTGCACTGTAAGCTCCACAGCGGCCTCAGCCGAGACCCCAGCATGACCG CCTCTTTTATCCAAATTCTCCTTTCTTATAAATCTT CAATAGCCACCCAGGTGGgcctggagctgaggaggaagggCTCCCAAATGTCCACCGACTCCATGGTGTCCAACCCGATGTTTGACGCCAACGAGTTCCCGGAGAGCTACGAGGCCGGGCGTGCCGAAGCCTGCGGGACTCTGTGCCGCATCTTCTGTAGCAAGAAAACCGGAGAGGACATTCTGCCCGTGTACCTGTCCAG GTTCTACATGGTCCTGATTCAGGGTCTCCAAATCTCCGATTTTATCTGCCGACCAGTTCTGGCTTCGATCATTCTaaactcttcctctctcttctgtaCTGACCTGAAGGGCATCAATGTGGTGGTGCCTTACTTCATAGCTGCACTGGAGACGATTGTGCCAGACAG GGAACTGTCCAAATTCAAAATGTATGTAAATCCTACGGACCTAAGAAGAGCCTCCATCAATATCCTGCTGGCCATGCTGCCTCTGCCCCACCACTTTGGAAACATCAAATCAGAG GTTTTGCTGGAGGGAAAGTTTAATGAGGAGGACGGGTGGCCTCATGACCAGCCTGTCTCCTTTCTGTCCCTGCGGCTCCGTCTTGTGAATGTCCTCATCGGAGCGCTGCAGACTGAAACCGACCCCACCAACACACAGCTCATCCTTG gtgcaATGCTGAATATTGTTCAAGACTCGGCGCTGTTAGAGTCCATTGGTGCACAGACTGAAACG GGGAGTATAGACGGGAGTCACATGACAGTGAGGAGTCACAGTCGCACCAACAGCGGCATCAGCTTCAACAGCGGAGGCAGCGCAGAGGCCACCAGCCCGGACTCCGAGCGCCCCGCACAGGCTCTGCTGCGAGACTACG CTCTTCCAGATACAGCGGCAGGCCTGCTGGTGCGCAGCATCCACCTGGTCACGCAGAGGCTCAACTCGCAGTGGAGGCAGGACATGAGCATCTCACTggctgctctggagctgctggccgGCCTCGCCAAG GTTAAGGTgggagtggactctgcagaccGGAAACGTGCCGTCAGCTCGATATGTGGCTACATTGTGTACCAGTGCAGCCGTCCAGCCCCTCTGCAGTCCAGAGACCTGCACTCCATGATCGTAGCTGCCTTccagtttctgtgtgtgtggctcacaGAGCATCCCGACATGTTGGATGAGAAG GATTGTTtggtggaggtgctggagaTTGTGGAGCTTGGAATCTCTGGCAGTAAGTCCAGACAGGATCAGGAGGTCCGACATAAAGGGGAGAAGGAGCACAACCCGGCGTCCATGAGGGTGAAGGACGCCGCCGAGGCCACTTTGTCCTG TATCATGCAGGTGCTGGGGGCCTTCCCTTCTCCCAGCGGgcctgcctccacctgcagcctgcTGAACGAGGACACGCTCATCCGCTATGCCAGACTAAGTGCCACGGGAGCCAGCAACTTCCGCTACTTTGTCCTCGACAACTCCGTCATCCTGGCCATGCTGGAGCAGCCGCTTGGCAACGAGCAGA ATCCCAGTCCATCGGTTACTGTTCTGATTCGAGGGACTGCTGGAAGACACGCCTGGACCATGCAGCTCTTCCACCAGCCGAGAGGAGCTCGAGCCAATCAGAGG CAGGTGTTTGTTCCCGAGGGCCGTCCAACACCCAACAACGACGTGGGGATCAAGTATAACGTCAAGCAGAGGCCTTTCCCGGAGGAGGTGGATAAGATCCCCCTGGTCAAGGCGGACGTCAGTATCCCCGACCTCGACGACATCGTCAGCAAGGAG GTGTTTTGTCAGGGCTGGCAGGAATATTCCAGAGCCGCAAATTCACTGCAGAGTAATTGCACTCAC CTGGAGGTGCAGCACGACAAGCTCCGGATCCTGATGAGCAAGCAGATGGAGTACGAGAACGCCTTGGACCGGCACAGTGAGGAAGTCTGGAAGTCCAAGCCTTTCCCCGACCCACAGACCGACTGCAAACCGCCTGCGCCCTCGCAGGAGTTCCAGACTGCACGCCTCTTCCTCTCCCACTTCGGCTTTCTGTCTCTGGAGGCACTGAAG GAACCCAACAACAGTCGTCTACCTCCTCATCTGATTGGCCTGGAGTCGTCTTTGCCGGGATTTTTTGAAGACATCAGCTACCTGGACCTGCTTCCCTGCCGACCTTTCGACACCGTCTTCATCTTCTACGTGAGGGCCGGACAGAAGAGCAGCCCCGAG ATCCTGAGGAATGTGGAGTCGTCGAGCAGCGTCCAGCCACACTTTCTGGAGTTCCTCCTGTCCTTGGGCTGGCCCGTGGATGTGGGACGCCACCCTGGCTGGACAGGACACCTGGACAGAAGCTGGTCCCTGAACTCCTGCTCCGAAAACAacgacacacaacaagcag AAGAAGCAGCTACTCCGGAGGACACGGGAGGCTCGGTGTTCAACGGAGAGAAGAAGGTCTTGTACTACGCCGACGCTTTGACCGAGATCGCCTTTGTTGTTCCGTCTCTCACAGAAAACTCCG AGGAGTCATCAGTGCACAGTGACTCTACAGTGGAAGCAGACACCAACACAGACCTCATGCCCAGCATCCTCAAACAACCCAATCTCACACTGGAACTGTTCCCCAACCACTCTGACAACCTGGAGTCTGCCAAAAAG CTGAGTCCTTTGGTGAAGGCAAAGAGATCATCGACTGGCAAGTCGTTTCCTCAGCTGGGGCCTGAGACCAAGGTGTTTGTGGTGTGGGTGGAGCGCTTTGATGACATCG AGAACTTCCCGTTGTCTGACCTGTTGGCGGAAACCAGCACTGGCTTGGAGGCGAGCATGAGCAACAGCACTTCCTGCAG GTCAGGGTTACTAGAAAAAGACGTTCCTCTGATCTTCATCCACCCTCTGAAGACGGGACTCTTCAGGATCCGGCTGCACGGAGCCGTGGGCAAGTTCGGCATGGTGATCCCCCTGGTGGACGGCATGGTGGTCAGCCGCAGAGCTCTAG GGTTCCTGGTGCGCCAGACGGTCATCAACGTGTGCCGGCGGAAGCGTCTGGAAAGTGACTTGTACAACCCGCCTCACGTGAGGCGGAAGCAGAAAATAACGGAGATCGTCCAGCGTTACCGCAACAAGCAGCTGGAGCCCGAGTTCTACACCTCGCTCTTCCacgaggtgggggaggggaagCCTCACCTCTAA